DNA from Arthrobacter sp. PvP023:
CCGTCGTCCTCCGAAACGGCAAAGCGAGCCGCCGGGGCAACGGCACGGGCGGCCGCTAACGCGGGAACGATCTAGAGCAGTTGCTTCTCGATGCGTGCGGCGCTCGACGTCAGGGCTGCTGCCACTTCGGCCGGGTCCTGCGTTGAGCGGATGTAGACGACGGCAACCGACGCCGGGCGGCCGCCCGGCACGTTGATGGGGGCCGCCAAAGACGAAACACCTGCAATGACTTCATCGTGGCTTGCCGCGTAGCCGCGTTGACGGGCCTCGGCTGCCTCAGGCCGGTAGGGGATGTCCGGCGCCAACAGGGTCCATTCCTGTTCCGTGAGGGCCGACTGGATGGCTATGCCCGGGGCGCCGGCGCTGATCGGGTGCCGGGAGCCGGGGTGCTGGACCACTGTTGCTGCCGAATGCCTGGGCTCCACCGTCACCAGTGTGATGCAGTCCTGGTGGTCCCACACCGCAACGAAGGCCGTCATGTTCAGTGTGTTCGCAAGCTGGGTGAGTTCAGGCAGGGCTGCCGATTGCAGGTTGCGTGAAACGCCGCGGGCCAGGACCGCCAGACCCGGTCCGGGCTGGACCTTGCCAGCGTCGTCCCGGACCAGGAGCGAATGATCCTCCAATGTGCGCAGGATGCGGTAGGCCACGGATCGGTGGACGCCCATGGCATCGGCAAGTTCCGCGATGGTGAGGGGCTGCTCGGCTTCCGCCAGGATTTCCAGCGCGCGGATCCCGCGTGAAAGGGTCTGCGACGGGGAAGCCTGGGCGGTCGCGGCCTGCGTGCCGGCGCCGGCGGTTTGAGTCATGCTGTCCATCCTAGGCCGGGAACAGTGGCGCTCCGCCCTGCGGGTCTTGTGTTGCAACTCACTTTGAGCTAGCGTTCTATATGGGAACTATATGTTCAAATATAGAACATTTCAAGGATGACTCCCATCGAAATCGACAGAGCAGACCATCCAAGGGGTCAATGATGATTGCCAAGCCCCGCCCGGGGGAGGCTCGCGGAGCCGTCGGCCACGCGTCGGCTCCGAGGGCCCATCATTTTCGCGGGAGCCTCGGGCGGTTCGCCACCGGCGTCGCGATTGTGACCTTCGACGGCGCTACCAAGCGGCACGGCATCACCGTCAATTCGTTCACGTCCGTGTCCATGGAGCCGCCACTGGTCCTGGTGAGCATTGCCAGGACGGCCAGGGCGCACGACGAGCTCGCGGGCCGTCCGTTTGCGGTGAACATCCTGGGCGCCGAACAGCGGTATCTGGCAACGCATTTCGCCGGCTGGCCCGGGCCGGAACCCCGGTGGGTGGAAGGTGGCACGGCGCCGCGCCTCGCCGGTGTCCTGGCGTACTTCGAGTGCAGGCCCTGGGCTGAATACGACGGCGGCGACCACACCCTGTATCTCGGGGAAGTGGTGAACTTCGACTACCGCAGCGGCGACGCCCTGGCGTTTGCGAACGGCAGCTACACCACCATCCCGGAAAGCCAGCTGGGCATGGAGGACCTGCTGTAGCCCCGACGCCCCGCATCAGATAGAAGCGCACTGCAGCTCAACGAAGACTGGAGAAAGAACTATGGGCATCCGCACCGGCCGACAGTACCTGGACAAACTCAACGCCATGACGCCCCACGTGGTGATCGACGGGGAAGTCGTCAGTGAAAAAATCGCCGAGCATCCCGCGTTCAGGAACGTGGCCAGGTCCTACGCCAAGCTCTTCGACATGCAGCACGACCCCGCCTACCAGGAAGCGCTGACGTACACCTCGCCCTCCACGGGCGACCTGGTGAACGCGTCCTTCCTGGTTCCCCGGACCATCGAGGACCTGCAGCGCCGCCGCCGGGCCATCTCCACCTGGGCCGAATCCTCCAATGGCTTCCTGGGCCGCTCCGGGGACTACATGAATTCCTCCCTGACCGCGCTGAGCACCGCGGAAAAGTGGTTCGCCCAGGCCGACCCCGCGTTCGGCGAGAACATCCGCAGGTACTACGAATGGGCGCGGGAGAATGACGTCCTGGCCACGCACACCCTCATCCCGCCCCAGGTCAACCGCTCGGTCTCGGGCTCTGAACAGATGGGTGGGCAGTTGTCGGCGCGCATCATCGAGGAGCGGGATGACGGCATCGTGATCAGCGGCGCCCGCATGCTGGCCACGATCGCTCCCATTGCCGACGAGCTCCTGGTGTTTCCGTCCACCGTCTTGCGGGGCACGCCGGAGGATGCCCCCTATTCCTACGCCTTTGCCATCCCCAATGATGCTCCGGGCCTGCGCTACCTCTGCCGCACTTCGCTGTATAACGGCGGCAGCACCCACGACGAGCCTCTGGCCTCGCGCTATGAGGAAATGGACGCGGTGGCCATCTTCGACAACGTTTTCGTGCCAAGCGAGCGGATTTTCATGCTCGGCCACCCGCAGCTCTGTAACGCCTTCTATTCGGAAACCGGCGCGGGCGCCCTCATGACGCACCAGGTGGTAACCCGGACCATCGCCAAAAGCGAGTTCTTCCTTGGCCTGGCATCAGAGCTGGCAGAGTCCATCGGAATCGACGGCTTCCAGCACATCCAGGAGGACATCGCGGAACTGATCATCGACGTCGAAATCGGCAAGGCGCTGGTCCGTGCGTCGGAGGCCGACGCTGGCCTGAACGAGTCCGGCGTCATGCTGCCCAAGTGGACCACGCTGAATGCCGCCAGGAACTGGTACCCCAAGATTGCCCAGCGCTTCCCGCAGATCATCCGGAAGTTCTCGGCGTCCGGGCTGATGGCATTACCCGGTGAAGCCGATGTCAACAGCGAGGCCAGGGCGGACATTGAGATGTACCTGCAGGGCAAGACGCTCACCGGCCCGGAGCGCGTCCGCCTGTTCAAGCTTGCCTTTGACGCCTCCATCTCGGGGTTCTCGGGCCGGCAGTCCCTTTATGAGTATTTCTTTTTCGGAGATCCCGTCCGGATGGCCGGCGCCCTCGTGAGCAGCTACGACCGCGAGCCGGTCCGTGCCAGGGTCCGCGAATTCCTCAGCAGGCAGGACTGACCGTCGCGCCTGGCAGGGCCCTGCTGCCGAAGCCCAAAAGGCCGTAGGCAGCAGAACCCGAAAGACTTAGTGCGCTTTGTCACACATTCGAGTATCCTCATACTAACTGACCGTTCGATCGGTAATTCGTTCGACGTCATTCCACATTCGGTAGTAGCACGTATCGGTACTGCCCACAGCCACGGAGTTCCAATGACCGCAACTTCACACGTCGATTCAGAGGCGGGTCCCAGCAGCAAGCACGAGGAACGGAAAGTCCTCGCAGGCACGCTGGTAGGCACCACCATCGAGTGGTACGACTTCTTCATCTTCGCCCAGCTGACAGCGACGCTGCTGTCCCCACTGTTCCTTGCCCCGTTGAACGACGCCAACCCGGGACTTGCGCAGATTCTGTCCTTCGCGCTGATCGGGATCAGCTTCCTGTTCCGTCCGCTCGGCGCCATCATCGCCGGCCACCTCGGCGACCGCCTGGGCCGCAAGGCCATGCTGGTCTTCACCCTCGTTATGATGGGCGCCGCCACTGCCCTGATCGGCATGCTGCCGACCTACAAGGACATCGGCGTCTGGGCTCCGATCCTCCTGATCCTGCTCCGCGTCATCCAGGGCTTCTCTGCCGGCGGTGAATGGGGCGGCGCCGCCCTGATGGCCGTGGAGCACGCTCCGAAGAGCAAGCGCGGGCTGTTCGGCGCCTACCCGCAGATCGGCGTTCCCGTCGGCATGATCCTGGCCACCGGCCTGCTGTACTTCCTCAACACGGGCATGTCCAAGGCAGACTTCGCTTCCTGGGGCTGGCGGGTGCCGTTCCTGCTGTCCATCGTGCTGATCGTCGTGGGCTACCTGATCCGCCGTGCGGTGGCCGAAAGCCCGGTCTTCCAGGAAATGATCGAGCGCAAGGAGAAGGCCAAGGCGCCTCTCGGCCAGCTGATCAAGTCCCACAAGAAGTCCGTGCTCTACTCCACCATGATTTTCATCGGCAACAACGCGGCAGGCTACCTGCTGATCGCGTTCTTCATCTCCTACGCCACCAAGTCATTGAAGATGCCGGTCGCGGAGATCCTCCTCGCCACCACCCTGGCTTCCTTCGGCTGGCTGATCTTCACGCTGGTGGGAGGCTGGCTTTCCGACAAGATCGGACGCGTCAAGACGTTCCTCATCGGCTACGGCATCGTGTTCGCCTGGATGATTCCGATGTTCGCCCTGATCGACACCAAGAACATCATGCTTTACGGCGTGGCACTCTTCGTGCTGACCGTCGGCCTGGGGCTGTCCTACGGCCCCATGTCCGCCATGTACGCCGAGATGTTCCCGGCCAACGTGCGCTACTCCGGCATCTCCATCGGCTATGCGTTCGGTGCGATCCTGGGCGGTGCGTTTGCGGCCACCATCGCGGAGACGCTCCTGCAGAGCACCAAGTGGACCGGCTCGATCGGTATCTACATCATGATCCTGTGCGTCATTTCGGCAATCGGTGTACTCCTGGCCGGGGAAACCAAGGGCCGCCCGCTGGGCGTCAGCAGCCACCACTAGCCGCTGGCTGAACCAAGCGGCGTTGCATGCACGACGGCGGGCGCGGACCATACGGTCCGCGCCCGCTTTTGCGTTGTCCGGCAGGCCCCGGGACTACTAAACGCCCAGGAACTCCGTTGCCGCCTGCTTGAACGCCCTGCTGGTGATCACATTGCTGTGGTTCCGGCCGGGAATCAGCAGCTGCTCCACGAGTGCCCCTGTTTTTGCACCCAGTTCGGCGAGCTCGGGCATGGTTGCGGCGCGGCCGTCCTTGTCCCCGGCGACGAGCAGCATGGGCATGTGAGGGACGGCTTCGGCAGGATCGAAAGGCTCGCCCTTGATCGCTTCCACCAGGGACAGCAGGGCAAAGATGTTGTTGCTGGGCAGCCCCAGGGCCATCTTCAGGAGGGCGGCCGTGGACTCGTCCGCGATGGGCGTGCCGTCGGCGAGGTAGCGCTGTGCGGCCACCAGGTCGAAGGCCGCCAGCGGGTCCGCGATGTTGGGGCCGCCAAGCACCAGCCGGTGAACCAGTTCGGGCTGCGTGGCGCCGAATTCCCAGGCGAGCCGGGACCCGAGGGAGTAGCCGATCACGTCAAGCCCGCTGGCGGGGTCACCGTCGCGCAAAGGACGGACGCCGGCGTCGAACGCTACCTGCAGGAGGTCCGCGCGGATCCTGCTGGGGCTGTACGAGTCCATGTCTTCCGGGGCTCCGCTGCGGCCGTGGCCGGGCAGGTCGACGGTGATGACGCGGCGGCCGGCGTCCAGCAGCGCGGCCAGCCAGCCGGTGTCCTGCCAGTTGAGCTTGGTGGAGGAGGAGAATCCGTGGAGCAGGAGGACGGGGCGCAGGCCGGCATCGGTTTCCGGTTCGTGCACCTCCACGTAAAGCTGGGGGTCGGTGCCCTCCACAGTGTGGTGGTGCTGCTCGCCGGTGTGCCTGCCGCTCATGGTGTCAGTCCTCATCAAGTACGGCGCTCAGGCGGACCCGGCGCTTCGGTGCCTCTTCCTTCGGGACCGTGCCCACGATACCGGCGGTGTTGTCCGGTACCTCAAACACAATCAGGGGCTCGCCGACATTGATCTTGTCACCGGGCCCGCCGTGGATACGCACCACTTTACCCGCCTGCGGACTGGGCAGTTCAACAGCTGATTTGGTGGTCTCCACCTCGACGAGCGGCTGGTTCCGCTCCACCTGGTCACCGGGTGAAACCAGCCATTCCAGCACGGTCGCCTCGATCAGGCCCTCACCGAGATCGGGAAGCGGGAAGGAAATTTCAGCCACGGCGGTACTCCAATACTCGCTGGATTCCGAAGAGGATCCGGTCAATGTTCGGGATGTATTCGTCTTCGAGGTCGCCGGAGGGGTACGGGACGTCGAAGCCGGTAATTCGTTCCACGGGAGCCTTGAGGGTGTCGAAGCAGTTCTGTGTGATCAGTTGGGCGACTTCGGCGCCAAGCCCCGAAGTCCGCGGTGCTTCATGGACGACGACGGCGCGCCGCGTCTTCCGTACGGACGCCGCCAGCGCGGCTTCGTCGATCGGCTTGAGCCAGCGCAGGTCGAGGACCTCCACATCGATTCCGTCCTCCGCGGCGAGCCCGGCCACCTGCAGGCAGCGGGCCACCATG
Protein-coding regions in this window:
- a CDS encoding IclR family transcriptional regulator, with the protein product MTQTAGAGTQAATAQASPSQTLSRGIRALEILAEAEQPLTIAELADAMGVHRSVAYRILRTLEDHSLLVRDDAGKVQPGPGLAVLARGVSRNLQSAALPELTQLANTLNMTAFVAVWDHQDCITLVTVEPRHSAATVVQHPGSRHPISAGAPGIAIQSALTEQEWTLLAPDIPYRPEAAEARQRGYAASHDEVIAGVSSLAAPINVPGGRPASVAVVYIRSTQDPAEVAAALTSSAARIEKQLL
- a CDS encoding flavin reductase family protein, whose amino-acid sequence is MIAKPRPGEARGAVGHASAPRAHHFRGSLGRFATGVAIVTFDGATKRHGITVNSFTSVSMEPPLVLVSIARTARAHDELAGRPFAVNILGAEQRYLATHFAGWPGPEPRWVEGGTAPRLAGVLAYFECRPWAEYDGGDHTLYLGEVVNFDYRSGDALAFANGSYTTIPESQLGMEDLL
- the hpaB gene encoding 4-hydroxyphenylacetate 3-monooxygenase, oxygenase component; this translates as MGIRTGRQYLDKLNAMTPHVVIDGEVVSEKIAEHPAFRNVARSYAKLFDMQHDPAYQEALTYTSPSTGDLVNASFLVPRTIEDLQRRRRAISTWAESSNGFLGRSGDYMNSSLTALSTAEKWFAQADPAFGENIRRYYEWARENDVLATHTLIPPQVNRSVSGSEQMGGQLSARIIEERDDGIVISGARMLATIAPIADELLVFPSTVLRGTPEDAPYSYAFAIPNDAPGLRYLCRTSLYNGGSTHDEPLASRYEEMDAVAIFDNVFVPSERIFMLGHPQLCNAFYSETGAGALMTHQVVTRTIAKSEFFLGLASELAESIGIDGFQHIQEDIAELIIDVEIGKALVRASEADAGLNESGVMLPKWTTLNAARNWYPKIAQRFPQIIRKFSASGLMALPGEADVNSEARADIEMYLQGKTLTGPERVRLFKLAFDASISGFSGRQSLYEYFFFGDPVRMAGALVSSYDREPVRARVREFLSRQD
- a CDS encoding MFS transporter, producing the protein MTATSHVDSEAGPSSKHEERKVLAGTLVGTTIEWYDFFIFAQLTATLLSPLFLAPLNDANPGLAQILSFALIGISFLFRPLGAIIAGHLGDRLGRKAMLVFTLVMMGAATALIGMLPTYKDIGVWAPILLILLRVIQGFSAGGEWGGAALMAVEHAPKSKRGLFGAYPQIGVPVGMILATGLLYFLNTGMSKADFASWGWRVPFLLSIVLIVVGYLIRRAVAESPVFQEMIERKEKAKAPLGQLIKSHKKSVLYSTMIFIGNNAAGYLLIAFFISYATKSLKMPVAEILLATTLASFGWLIFTLVGGWLSDKIGRVKTFLIGYGIVFAWMIPMFALIDTKNIMLYGVALFVLTVGLGLSYGPMSAMYAEMFPANVRYSGISIGYAFGAILGGAFAATIAETLLQSTKWTGSIGIYIMILCVISAIGVLLAGETKGRPLGVSSHH
- a CDS encoding alpha/beta fold hydrolase, translated to MSGRHTGEQHHHTVEGTDPQLYVEVHEPETDAGLRPVLLLHGFSSSTKLNWQDTGWLAALLDAGRRVITVDLPGHGRSGAPEDMDSYSPSRIRADLLQVAFDAGVRPLRDGDPASGLDVIGYSLGSRLAWEFGATQPELVHRLVLGGPNIADPLAAFDLVAAQRYLADGTPIADESTAALLKMALGLPSNNIFALLSLVEAIKGEPFDPAEAVPHMPMLLVAGDKDGRAATMPELAELGAKTGALVEQLLIPGRNHSNVITSRAFKQAATEFLGV
- a CDS encoding biotin/lipoyl-containing protein produces the protein MAEISFPLPDLGEGLIEATVLEWLVSPGDQVERNQPLVEVETTKSAVELPSPQAGKVVRIHGGPGDKINVGEPLIVFEVPDNTAGIVGTVPKEEAPKRRVRLSAVLDED